From Rutidosis leptorrhynchoides isolate AG116_Rl617_1_P2 chromosome 3, CSIRO_AGI_Rlap_v1, whole genome shotgun sequence, a single genomic window includes:
- the LOC139896457 gene encoding uncharacterized protein gives MENVSEIHNPNTLFNKKISIDDANFMVRRLDLDEVKKALWEIDDGKSPGPDGFNAKFFKASWSVTCDDLFKAIDDFFCNGKLLSEVNATSIALVPKKECPRSVVDYRPISCCNVLYKLISKILANRIKAYLDGIVDVNQSAFIPNRQISDNVLLAQELMKGYNWVKGRDRCAFKIDIQKAYDTVSWSFMRSVLVHFGFHPRMIEWLMACVSSPSFMISVNGDFHGYFKGQRGLRQGDPLSPYLFTLVMEILTLCVRRQIFDDGNFNYHPLCAKLELTHLCFADDLLMFCKSDKHSVSILKKALDEFSSYSGLKPSLDKSSTFFGNVSDDIKSDIMQVMPFEVDKFPVKYLGLPLISTGLRYKDCHPLIDKVKKRLLDWKSKSLSFAGRLQLVNSVLSSLQVYWISMLVLPKCVVIDIERLIRNFLWGGHDGRRGFAKVAWSDVCHSKDQGGLGIRNIHDWNKSLISRYVWNILSRKQSLWTRWMFSYKLGQNNFWDLKPDVDSSHSWRNILRLRPLFRMHFVHVVGDGADINIWFDNWHPAGPLSQYISKRDIYASRLNLKCKLKDMLWNGEWVWPADLLDTHGELIFSFKPLLKMGEKGKVKWLDNDGNLVDFSTSKAWNDVRHHNDIVPWCKAIWFSQNIPRHAFVTWVAVKERLTTQDKLEKWDLQVGQLCFLCGQTQESHDHLLMTCPYSVDVWRFFYTKAAMDSVIKLILDGNIHWPQFMFMVSAMSCTKSIWSVIRRLVVAAVIYHLWQERNARCFKNTECGHEVLCKRIFDVVRLRLLGLKIKPSAQSVKAAAIWGFTVSSHSNSGSSHDINHGDATVFALVCFIAQRHCSWKVALGLKCRILIMWWCCSAHFHYFGYFDFLELIGFSFLSGGSLMDNWLGSNYLGARWYCIVSLVALVIPSTYCGLVVLLWWWYSLDDLVIFLWGWTVFVVSSGDKVNKRCKCIKDSYSVTWFCIGVVVICFGRFHGHVVIFIFVMLMDSKDHCKIQVLKFKIEVQDFKIRDFQVLKFQDFQVLKIIEDMV, from the exons ATGGAGAATGTCTCTGAAATCCATAACCCTAATACACTTTTTAATAAGAAGATTTCTATTGATGATGCTAATTTCATGGTGAGAAGGCTTGATCTTGATGAAGTTAAAAAAGCTTTGTGGGAAATTGATGATGGCAAGTCACCTGGTCCAGATGGCTTTAATGCTAAATTCTTTAAAGCTTCTTGGAGTGTTACATGTGATGATTTGTTCAAAGCTATTGATGACTTTTTTTGTAATGGCAAGCTTCTTTCTGAGGTTAATGCTACTTCTATTGCACTTGTTCCTAAAAAGGAATGTCCCAGATCTGTTGTTGATTATAGGCCTATCTCTTGTTGCAATGTCTTGTATAAGCTTATTAGCAAGATATTGGCTAACAGGATTAAGGCTTATCTTGATGGTATTGTGGATGTTAACCAGTCTGCATTTATCCCTAATAGACAAATTAGTGATAATGTGTTACTTGCTCAAGAGTTAATGAAGGGTTATAACTGGGTGAAGGGAAGAGATAGATGTGCTTTTAAAATTGATATTCAAAAGGCCTATGATACTGTTAGCTGGAGTTTCATGAGGTCTGTTTTGGTTCATTTTGGTTTTCATCCAAGAATGATTGAATGGTTGATGGCTTGTGTTTCTTCTCCTTCCTTTATGATCTCTGTAAATGGTGATTTTCATGGCTATTTCAAAGGTCAAAGGGGGTTGAGGCAGGGTGATCCATTATCTCCATACCTTTTCACTCTAGTTATGGAGATCTTGACTTTATGTGTAAGAAGACAGATTTTTGATGATGGTAATTTTAATTACCATCCTTTATGTGCTAAACTGGAGCTTACTCACTTGTGCTTTGCTGATGACCTGTTGATGTTTTGTAAAAGTGATAAGCATTCTGTTAGTATTTTGAAGAAGGCCCTTGATGAGTTTAGCTCTTATTCAGGCTTAAAACCTAGCCTTGATAAAAGCAGTACCTTTTTTGGTAATGTTTCTGATGATATTAAAAGTGATATTATGCAGGTTATGCCTTTTGAGGTTGATAAGTTCCCTGTGAAGTATCTAGGGTTACCTTTAATCTCAACTGGTTTAAGATATAAAGACTGTCATCCTTTAATTGATAAAGTGAAGAAAAGGCTGCTTGATTGGAAGTCTAAATCACTTTCATTTGCTGGCAGATTGCAGCTGGTAAACTCAGTTTTATCTTCTTTACAGGTTTATTGGATATCAATGTTAGTTTTGCCTAAATGTGTTGTGATTGATATTGAAAGATTAATTAGAAACTTTCTTTGGGGTGGTCATGATGGCAGAAGAGGGTTTGCTAAAGTTGCTTGGTCTGATGTTTGTCATTCAAAGGACCAAGGTGGCTTGGGCATTAGAAATATTCATGATTGGAACAAATCTTTGATATCTAGATATGTTTGGAACATTCTTTCTAGAAAACAGTCTTTGTGGACTAGATGGATGTTTTCATACAAACTAGGTCAAAACAATTTTTGGGATCTAAAGCCTGATGTTGACTCTTCACATAGTTGGAGGAATATTCTTAGATTGAGGCCTTTATTTAGAATGCATTTTGTTCATGTTGTTGGTGATGGTGCTGATATAAACATTTGGTTTGATAACTGGCATCCTGCTGGTCCTTTGAGTCAATATATTAGCAAAAGGGATATTTATGCTTCTAGGCTCAATCTTAAGTGTAAGCTGAAAGATATGCTTTGGAATGGTGAGTGGGTTTGGCCTGCTGACCTGCTTGATACTCATGGTGAATTGATTTTTTCTTTTAAACCTCTGTTAAAAATGGGTGAAAAAGGTAAAGTCAAATGGCTGGATAATGATGGGAACTTGGTTGACTTTAGTACTTCTAAGGCCTGGAATGATGTTAGGCATCATAATGATATTGTTCCATGGTGTAAAGCTATCTGGTTTTCTCAAAATATACCTAGACATGCTTTTGTTACTTGGGTGGCTGTTAAAGAAAGACTGACAACTCAGGACAAGCTTGAAAAATGGGACTTGCAGGTTGGTCAACTCTGTTTCTTGTGTGGTCAAACGCAGGAATCACATGATCATTTACTGATGACCTGTCCATATTCAGTTGATGTATGGAGATTTTTCTATACTAAAGCTGCTATGGACAGTGTTATTAAGCTCATTCTTGATGGTAACATTCATTGGCCTCAGTTCATGTTCATGGTTAGTGCAATGTCATGTACTAAATCCATTTGGAGTGTGATTAGAAGGCTTGTTGTTGCTGCTGTTATTTACCACTTATGGCAAGAAAGAAATGCAAGGTGTTTTAAGAACACTGAATGTGGTCATGAAGTATTATGTAAGAGAATTTTTGATGTTGTTAGGTTGAGATTACTTGGTCTCAAAATTAAGCCAAGTGCTCAATCTGTCAAAGCTGCTGCTATTTGGGGTTTCACTGTTTCCAGTCATTCAAACAGTGGCTCTAGTCATGATATTAATCATGGAG ATGCTACTGTGTTTGCTTTGGTGTGCTTTATTGCCCAAAGGCACTGTAGCTGGAAGGTCGCTCTTGGGTTGAAATGTCGAATTTTGATAATGTGGTGGTGTTGTAGTGCCCATTTTCATTATTTTGGCTATTTTGACTTTTTAGAGTTGATCGGGTTCTCATTTTTGTCTGGAGGTAGTTTGATGGATAATTGGCTTGGCTCCAATTATCTAGGTGCTAGGTGGTATTGCATTGTGTCTTTAGTGGCCCTTGTGATCCCTAGTACATATTGTGGTTTGGTGGTTTTACTTTGGTGGTGGTATTCTCTTGATGATTTGGTGATTTTCTTGTGGGGGTGGACTGTTTTTGTTGTTAGTAGTGGTGATAAAGTAAACAAAAGATGCAAGTGTATAAAGGATTCATATAGTGTCACATGGTTTTGTATTGGGGTTGTGGTGATCTGTTTTGGCAGGTTCCATGGTCATGTCGTCATTTTTATCTTCGTTATGCTTATGGATTCTAAAGATCATTGCAAAATTCAAGTTTTGAAGTTCAAGATTGAAGTTCAAGATTTCAAGATTAGAGATTTTCAAGTGTTAAAGTTTCAAGATTTTCAAGTGTTGAAGATTATTGAAGATATGGTATGA